The following proteins are encoded in a genomic region of Ammospiza caudacuta isolate bAmmCau1 chromosome 3, bAmmCau1.pri, whole genome shotgun sequence:
- the PHF3 gene encoding PHD finger protein 3 isoform X2: protein MTPISRCLVLQALFCLFLFPVTGLDATMDEEGVKESGNDTIDDDELALPNRNLRSRAEEASVTSPRKSPRLMAQEPVRSLRQSTLAKRSNVAPPLNTKKSSVKSGSAAKNGQKQERSPVKETDVAARLKAEQPREVRRSTRRSGQLEGAAVTASQSNTKCLPGPEDVKEIKSETLEQAKVEETSQELSCANLTEPCSPSPGETKEIIEVAMNTDSGGAESVCSVSADTEMIPVKNETSDVIDSMGLENSSEEKTDNKAEESEKKAEEHDQIEITGKDTDSSSAGLNTDGICETFSNASSSVKEGVDCSSGSHSVEVLDENALSVKECVTEAGGDDKGMEKTETPSEKLLDSTDCDNKDLKSKEFTSADPGNSILESTVVDQSSQNVQQQIDSTKVEGPEASKLQDDEKQIGISTKREKNIRPRHSKSIVQNKQNLSAGTRQKSGSVQQETTWSRTRAGVAVSGLHSPSSASLKRNADEQESHQHPSNPVKIRKKQADLGLKAKSSISGVTVKTQTNTKLKKIPRVQTSGQAQKLSVQKASEKSPTPQSCSKDTHHSVHSVSGHVSHPGQKQASKHQLATGLKANNSTKEEAETKDPSVVDHLKEDDKEKNKSKRNDRNLQPRQRRSSKSLSLDEPPLFIPDNISTVKKEGLEHTSASESKHIWVPSKQCGFCKKPHGNRFMVGCGRCDDWFHGDCVGLSLSQAQQMGEEDKEYVCVKCCAEEDKKMECFDQNVLGTQVKLEHKEEKAIECEKLGASKQTPTCNLNTAAEKTKQTEDTGKHKVKIFRRESGDGKNLPESRDSDTKKGQHVPARKGSQTTAIPRRSPEDKNEKISKESLSTMERCTKSGVHEKQEIKKKKNEKGSSSATHLPASKPSADQIRQSVKQSLKEILMKRLTDSSLKIPEERAAKVATRIERELYSFFRDTDAKYKNKYRSLMFNLKDPKNNILFKKVLKGEVTPDHLIKMSPEELASKELAAWRQRENRHTIEMIEKEQREVERRPITKITHKGEIEIESETPMKEQEEVMEIQEPNMKLFEKSEEAEKDKEINESASPDTTSQHKNHLFDLNCKICIGRMAPPTDDVSGKKVKVSVGVARKQSDNEAESIADALSSTSSILASELLEDDKQDSSKSFTPLPKSETPGTVECESLFLARLNFIWKGFINMPSVAKFVIKAYPVSGSFEYLTEDLPDSIQVGGRISPHTVWDYVEKIKASGTKEICVVRFTPVTEEDQISYALLFAYFSSRKRYGVAANNMKQVKDLYLIPLGSSDKVPHHLVPFDGPGIEIHRPNLLLGLIIRQKMKRQITAVSSVTSSFTDEAAENTLSSLPPEKKSKPSKPEVSHHDLALEEEEENNFFNSFTTVLHKQRNKPQQSNTDDAPAVIEPLVESTKHEPPKPLRFLPGVLVGWENQPSTLELANKPLPVDDILQSLLGTTGQVYEHSKSEAGPSEDIPLLNEQAALKEETMDVAEVTAEAGEAKTGLDEPQESTNAAATVDAAAVGTSSSARSTGSLIGLTLKGKPPDVSTEAFLANLSAQAQNKETEESKENDSKRQIPDKDSVAQEVRRSTNSSFSSSSNSGKKPSENNVNVGSAEGTTANTSKSPPFINLKRDPRQAAGRSQQTNISENKDGDVSRNEDRQNASGNDQGEPENKQLSGEGGLNLYQSETQTNETPFSSAAAKADNTVASQAEDTKHSQEDGLMQNIETVNSFRRGQATTSSHFETENSSRSEFISKVPSPVASGSFSSVGPPQQNFQHSKSNPPGFQFQAPVPHNFPPQNNPMFGFPPHLPPPLLPPPGFGFPQNPMMPWPPVAHLSGQPPQYAGPIAQGLPVAHKQSRFLGPENFFQSKDSRRPERRHSDPWGREEQHLERGFSRGKNDRQRLYSETHHPKKDRHEKEWSNEKYWEQDSERNRRRDRNQEKERERKSREEGQRDKERARSPHSDRAADGKSPRETRNPEKKTEKPKSDEQAHEKDKEREKSKDKHRERESEKNRERHRDHSDRTKSKR from the exons AACCTGTACGGAGTTTGCGGCAGAGCACGCTAGCCAAGCGCTCGAATGTTGCTCCTCCTCTTAATACCAAGAAATCATCTGTAAAAAGTGGATCTGCTGCAAAAAATGGACAGAAACAAGAGAGAAGTCCAGTTAAAGAGACAGATGTTGCAGCACGCCTGAAAGCAGAGCAGCCTAGGGAGGTTAGGCGTAGTACAAGACGATCAGGACAGTTGGAAGGAGCAGCAGTAACAGCATCCCAAAGTAATACAAAATGTCTGCCTGGTCCTGAAGATGTGAAAGAAATAAAGTCTGAAACGCTTGAGCAGGCAAAAGTTGAAGAAACATCCCAAGAGTTAAGTTGTGCTAATTTAACAGAACCATGTTCTCCTTCTCCTGgggaaacaaaggaaataatAGAGGTTGCAATGAACACTGACTCTGGGGGTGCTGAGTCAGTTTGTTCAGTATCTGCAGATACTGAAATGATTCCCgttaaaaatgaaacaagtgATGTGATTGATTCAATGGGCTTGGAAAATTCTTCAGAAGAAAAGACTGATAATAAAGCAGAGGAATcagagaagaaagcagaagaaCATGATCAAATTGAAATCACTGGAAAAGATACTGATTCATCCAGTGCTGGCTTGAATACAGATGGAATTTGTGAGACCTTTTCAAATGCGTCCAGCTCTGTCAAAGAGGGGGTTGATTGCAGTTCAGGTTCCCACAGTGTGGAAGTTCTTGATGAAAATGCATTGTCAGTAAAAGAATGTGTAACAGAAGCTGGAGGTGATGACAAAGGAATGGAGAAAACTGAAACTCCATCTGAGAAACTATTGGACAGTACAGACTGTGATAATAAAGACTTGAAAAGCAAAGAGTTTACTTCAGCTGACCCAGGAAATAGCATTTTGGAAAGCACTGTTGTTGACCAGTCAAGCCAAAATGTACAGCAGCAGATTGACAGTACTAAAGTAGAAGGCCCAGAGGCATCAAAATTGCAGGATGATGAGAAACAAATTGGTATTTCAACAAAACGTGAAAAGAACATTAGGCCCCGGCATAGTAAATCAATAGTACAGAATAAGCAAAATCTGAGTGCAGGTACTCGGCAGAAATCAGGTTCAGTGCAACAAGAAACGACTTGGTCAAGAACGAGAGCTGGTGTTGCTGTTTCGGGCCTTCACAGTCCCTCTTCAGCAAGTCTGAAACGAAATGCGGATGAGCAAGAGAGTCATCAGCATCCAAGTAACCcagttaaaataagaaagaaacaagCTGATCTGGGTTTGAAAGCAAAGAGTAGCATTTCAGGGGTGACTGTAAAAACACAGACCAACACAAAGCTAAAGAAAATACCCCGAGTCCAGACTTCTGGGCAAGCCCAGAAGTTATCAGTTCAAAAAGCAAGTGAGAAATCTCCTACTCCTCAAAGCTGTTCTAAAGATACCCACCACTCTGTGCATTCAGTGTCAGGTCATGTTTCACATCCTGGTCAGAAGCAAGCCAGCAAACACCAACTTGCAACTGGGCTAAAAGCAAATAACTCTACAAAGGAAGAAGCAGAGACTAAAGATCCCTCTGTTGTAGACCATCTGAAGGAGGatgataaggaaaaaaacaagtcAAAAAGAAATGATAGGAATCTCCAACCTCGCCAGAGAAGAAGTAGCAAAAGTCTTTCACTTGATGAACCTCCGTTGTTCATTCCAGATAACATTTCCACTGTTAAAAAGGAAGGCTTGGAACATACCTCTGCTAGTGAAAGCAAACATATTTGGGTGCCCAGCAAACAGTGTGGCTTTTGCAAAAAGCCACATGGCAACAG GTTTATGGTAGGTTGTGGTAGATGTGATGATTGGTTTCATGGTGATTGTGTTGGACTGAGCCTTTCTCAAGCACAGCAGATGGGTGAAGAAGATAAAGAGTATGTGTGTGTGAAATGCTGTGctgaagaagacaaaaaaatggAGTGCTTTGATCAAAATGTACTAGGTACTCAAGTGAAACTTGAgcataaagaagaaaaagcaattgaGTGTGAAAAACTGGGGGCGTCAAAGCAAACACCTACTTGTAATCTAAATACAGCGGCTGAAAAAACGAAGCAGACGGAGGACACTGGGAAGCACAAAGTCAAAATCTTCAGACGG GAATCTGGGGATGGGAAGAATTTACCAGAGTCCAGAGACTCTGATACTAAAAAAGGGCAGCATGTTCCTGCTCGGAAGGGATCACAAACTACTGCAATTCCTCGGCGGTCCCCtgaagataaaaatgaaaaaataagtaaaGAATCCCTTAGTACAATGGAAAGGTGCACAAAATCAG GTGTGCATGAGAAacaagaaattaagaaaaagaaaaatgagaaaggaTCCAGTAGTGCAACACATCTGCCAGCTTCCAAGCCTTCTGCGGATCAGATAAGACAAAGTGTTAAGCAGTCTCTTAAGGAAATTCTTATGAAAAG ATTGACAGACTCCAGTTTAAAGATTCCTgaggagagagcagcaaaagTTGCCACAAGGATTGAAAGAGAGCTATATTCTTTTTTTCGAGACACGGATGCGAAGTATAAGAACAAATACAGAAGTTTAATGTTCAATCTCAAAGATCCTAAAAATAAT aTACTATTTAAGAAAGTACTGAAAGGAGAGGTTACTCCAGATCATCTAATAAAAATGAGCCCAGAAGAACTGGCTTCCAAAGAGCTGGCTGCttggagacagagagaaaacagacaT ACAATTGAAATGATTGAGAAAGAGCAGAGGGAGGTTGAAAGAAGACCTATCACAAAAATTACTCACAAAGGAGAAATAGAAATTGAAAGTGAGACACCAATGAAAGAACAAGAGGAAGTAATGGAAATTCAG GAACCTAATATGAAGTTGTTTGAGAAGTCAGAAGAAGCTGAAAAGGATAAGGAAATAAATGAATCTGCATCTCCGGACACCACAAGTCAACATAAAAATCATCTCTTCGATCTAAACTGCAAAATCTGCATAG GCCGAATGGCACCACCTACTGATGATGTGTCAGGGAAGAAGGTGAAGGTGTCTGTCGGGGTTGCACGGAAGCAGTCCGACAATGAAGCAGAGAGCATTGCAGATGCACTCTCCTCCACATCAAGTATTTTAGCTTCAGAATTACTGGAAGATGATAAGCAGGACTCATCAAAGTCATTCACACCTCTCCCAAA GTCAGAAACGCCTGGTACTGTGGAATGTGAAAGTCTGTTTCTGGCACGCCTGAATTTCATCTGGAAGGGCTTTATCAATATGCCTTCAGTAGCAAAATTTGTTATTAAGGCTTATCCAGTTTCTGGCTCCTTTGAGTATTTAACAGag GATTTACCTGATAGTATTCAAGTAGGTGGCAGGATATCTCCCCACACTGTCTGGGATTATGTAGAAAAAATCAAAGCTTCAGGGACCAAG GAGATCTGCGTGGTTCGCTTTACCCCGGTAACCGAAGAAGATCAGATCTCCTATGCATTGCTGTTCGCCTATTTCAGCAGTAGAAAACGTTACGGTGTAGCGGCCAATAATATGAAGCAAGTGAAAGATTTGTACCTCATCCCTTTAGGTTCCTCAGACAAAGTCCCTCATCACCTTGTGCCTTTTGATGGGCCTG GGATTGAAATACATCGACCAAATTTATTACTGGGATTGATAATTCGCCAGAAGATGAAGAGGCAGATTACTGCTGTTTCAAGTGTAACCAGTAGTTTTACAGATGAAGCTGCTGAAAATACCTTGAGTAGCTTGCCAccagagaagaaaagcaagcCAAGCAAACCTGAAGTCTCACATCATGATTTGGCActagaagaagaagaggaaaataatttttttaattccttcacAACTGTGCTGCACAAGCAGAGAAATAAACCACAGCAGTCTAATACAGACGATGCTCCAGCAGTTATTGAACCGTTGGTGGAAAGTACCAAACATGAACCACCAAAGCCTCTCAGGTTTCTTCCTGGAGTCCTGGTTGGATGGGAAAATCAGCCTTCTACTCTGGAGCTAGCAAATAAACCTTTGCCAGTGGATGATATTCTTCAAAGCCTGTTGGGCACAACAGGGCAGGTGTATGAGCACAGCAAGTCAGAAGCAGGTCCTAGTGAAGACATACCATTATTAAATGAACAGGCAGCCTTGAAAGAAGAAACCATGGATGTTGCTGAGGTAACTGCTGAAGCTGGTGAAGCAAAGACTGGTTTGGATGAGCCTCAAGAATCCACTAATGCTGCTGCAACTGTGGATGCAGCAGCTGTAGGGACCTCAAGTTCTGCTAGAAGTACTGGTTCTTTGATAGGGCTGACTCTTAAGGGAAAACCTCCAGATGTCTCCACAGAAGCATTTTTAGCAAATTTGTCTGCTCAAGCACAGAATAAGGAAACTgaagaaagtaaagaaaatgaCTCAAAGCGACAGATACCAGACAAAGATAGTGTTGCACAGGAAGTTAGAAGGAGCACAAATTCcagtttttcttcctcatcAAACTCAGGAAAAAAGCCCAGTGAGAACAATGTTAATGTAGGTTCTGCTGAAGGTACTACTGCTAATACCTCTAAATCGCCACCATTTATTAATCTTAAAAGAGACCCACGACAGGCAGCTGGACGAAGCCAGCAGActaatatttcagaaaacaagGATGGAGATGTTAGCAGAAATGAAGACCGACAAAATGCTTCAGGAAATGATCAAGGAGAACCAGAGAATAAACAACTTTCTGGAGAAGGGGGCTTAAACCTGTATCAAAGTGAGACTCAAACCAATGAGACACCGTTCAGTTCAGCTGCAGCTAAGGCAGATAACACAGTTGCATCACAAGCAGAAGATACCAAACACTCACAGGAAGATGGATTGATGCAAAATATTGAAACAGTGAACTCATTTAGAAGAGGACAAGCCACAACTTCATCTCATTTTGAAACTGAAAACTCTTCTCGTTCTGAATTTATTTCCAAAGTCCCAAGCCCTGTTGCAAGTGGCAGCTTCTCATCTGTTGGACCTCCTCAGCAGAATTTTCAGCATTCTAAATCTAATCCACCTGGATTTCAGTTTCAGGCTCCTGTACCTCATAACTTCCCTCCACAAAACAACCCTATGTTTGGATTTCCTCCTCATTTACCACCTCcgcttcttcctcctcctggctTTGGTTTTCCTCAAAATCCAATGATGCCATGGCCACCAGTAGCTCATTTATCAGGTCAGCCACCACAGTATGCCGGACCCATTGCACAAGGGCTACCAGTGGCTCACAAACAATCAAGATTTTTGGGACCagaaaatttttttcagagtaaAGACAGTAGGAGACCAGAAAGACGCCACAGCGATCCTTGGGGCAGAGAAGAACAGCATTTAGAGAGAGGATTCAGTAGAGGAAAAAATGATCGACAAAGACTTTACAGTGAAACCCATCACCCAAAAAAAGACAGACATGAAAAAGAATGGAGCAATGAAAAATACTGGGAGCAAGATTCCGAAAGAAACAGGCGCAGAGACAGAAaccaggaaaaagagagagagcgGAAGAGTAGAGAGGAAGGACAGAGAGACAAAGAAAGAGCGCGATCCCCACACAGTGATAGAGCTGCTGATGGAAAAAGCCCCAGAGAGACtagaaatccagaaaaaaagacagagaagCCTAAAAGTGATGAACAGGCTCATGAAAAAGataaggagagggagaaaagcaaagacaagCATAGAGAACGAGAAAGTGAAaagaacagagagagacatagGGACCACAGTGACAGAACTAAAAGCAAAAGGTAA